The Apium graveolens cultivar Ventura chromosome 11, ASM990537v1, whole genome shotgun sequence genome has a window encoding:
- the LOC141697384 gene encoding acetyl-CoA acetyltransferase 2-like, with protein sequence MAPAAATDSSHSIQPRDVCIVGVARTPMGGFLGTLSSLSATKLGSIAIQNALKRANVDPALVQEVFFGNVLSANLGQAPARQAALGAGLPNTVVCTTVNKVCASGMKATMLAAQSIQLGVNDIVVAGGMESMSNVPKYIAEARKGSRFGHDSLVDGLLKDGLWDVYNDFAMGSAAEICAERHGVSREDQDNFAIQSFERGIAAQNEGAFAWEIAPVEIPGGRGRPSTIVDKDEGLGKFDAAKLKKLRPSFKENGGTVTAGNASSLSDGGAALVLVSGETAVRLGLEVIAKISGYGDAAQSPELFTTSPALAIPKAISNAGIEASQVDFYEINEAFAVVALANQKLLDLNPEKINIHGGAVALGHPLGCSGARILVTLLGVLKKKNAKYGVAGVCNGGGGASALVLELV encoded by the exons ATGGCTCCTGCTGCAGCTACTGATTCTTCACATTCCATCCAACCCAGAG ATGTTTGTATTGTTGGTGTTGCGCGTACACCAATGGGAGGATTTCTAGGAACTCTTTCATCCTTATCGGCCACCAAGCTTGGATCCATAGCCATTCAAA ATGCTCTTAAAAGGGCAAATGTTGATCCAGCACTTGTACAAGAGGTTTTCTTTGGAAATGTTCTCTCCGCTAACTTGGGTCAGGCTCCTGCTAGGCAAGCAGCACTAGGGGCAGGTTTACCTAACACAGTAGTATGTACCACCGTTAACAAAGTTTGTGCATCAGGGATGAAAG CAACAATGCTCGCTGCACAAAGTATCCAGTTGGGTGTCAATGATATTGTTGTGGCTGGTGGAATGGAAAGCATGTCCAATGTCCCTAAATACATAGCAGAAGCAAG GAAGGGATCCAGGTTTGGACATGATTCTCTTGTCGATGGATTGCTTAAAGATGGGCTGTGGGATGTGTATAATGATTTTGCCATGGGCTCTGCTGCTGAAATATGTGCTGAGCGACATGGCGTGTCAAGAGAGGATCAG GATAACTTTGCCATTCAAAGCTTTGAGCGTGGCATTGCTGCTCAAAACGAGGGTGCTTTTGCATGGGAAATAGCACCA GTTGAAATTCCTGGGGGACGAGGAAGGCCGTCAACTATTGTTGACAAGGATGAAGGTCTAGGAAAG TTCGATGCTGCAAAGTTGAAAAAGCTCCGTCCAAGTTTCAAGGAGAATGGTGGTACCGTCACTGCTGGCAATGCTTCCAGTTTAAG TGATGGCGGTGCTGCACTAGTATTAGTCAGTGGAGAGACAGCAGTGAGGCTTGGACTAGAAGTGATCGCAAAGATTTCAGGATATGGTGATGCGGCTCAG TCTCCAGAGTTATTTACGACTTCTCCAGCTCTTGCAATACCAAAAGCTATTTCTAATGCTGGCATAGAAGCTTCTCAAGTTGATTTCTATGAAATTAATGAAGCCTTTGCG GTTGTGGCTCTTGCAAACCAAAAATTGCTTGACCTAAATCCA GAGAAGATTAATATACATGGTGGAGCTGTTGCTTTGGGACATCCTCTAGGTTGCAGCGGCGCTCGAATCTTGGTTACTCTTTTGGGG GTACTAAAGAAGAAGAATGCTAAATATGGAGTTGCTGGTGTGTGCAATGGCGGAGGAGGCGCATCAGCGCTCGTTTT